The following proteins are encoded in a genomic region of Nitrospinota bacterium:
- a CDS encoding FecR domain-containing protein yields the protein MKVKNYLHVSTFLITILFFLTFFFIPSSYAQQPEKLANITIFEGDVFVKSKVSEPKEKWAKLKKAPHILYNGDEVKTEKGTAEIEFLDGSIVKIAEKTSIAIDESLKKRKSLGIWLDIYKGRTIKVFFGKLWAEIKPSKEKKTEFESPTVVAGVRSTTLSFSFDPATRHTTVTAPAGSILDVSDIDGVTRITFVDGAIDIAVNPETSEITFTVISGSHTILATCGTEVQVDAGDCVGIIYDAAIKTTTINVTCGTVTVIDPQGQRQDLTAGETTTTTCALPPGEPPPGLPLIDTGEPPERLKTKDVPASPSGGESNGKKDDVL from the coding sequence ATGAAAGTGAAAAATTATCTTCACGTCTCTACTTTCCTTATCACCATACTTTTTTTCCTCACTTTTTTCTTTATTCCATCTTCTTATGCTCAACAGCCAGAAAAATTAGCCAATATAACAATCTTTGAGGGCGATGTCTTTGTTAAGAGCAAAGTATCTGAGCCTAAGGAAAAGTGGGCTAAGTTAAAGAAGGCTCCTCACATATTATATAACGGTGATGAGGTAAAAACAGAGAAGGGGACAGCAGAGATAGAGTTTTTGGATGGAAGTATTGTTAAGATAGCTGAGAAGACGAGTATTGCGATAGATGAGAGTTTAAAAAAGAGAAAGTCTTTAGGGATATGGCTTGACATATACAAAGGCAGGACGATAAAGGTATTTTTTGGTAAGTTATGGGCTGAAATTAAGCCGAGCAAAGAGAAAAAAACGGAGTTTGAGTCACCCACTGTGGTAGCAGGTGTAAGATCGACGACCCTTTCCTTTAGTTTTGATCCTGCAACAAGACACACAACAGTCACGGCACCTGCAGGATCGATATTAGATGTAAGTGATATAGACGGTGTTACACGAATAACGTTTGTGGATGGCGCGATAGATATTGCTGTTAACCCTGAGACAAGTGAAATAACTTTTACTGTTATATCTGGAAGCCACACCATACTAGCTACGTGTGGTACGGAAGTTCAAGTTGATGCAGGAGATTGTGTAGGTATCATTTATGATGCAGCGATAAAGACTACTACCATTAATGTTACATGTGGTACGGTTACGGTAATAGATCCTCAAGGCCAGAGACAGGATTTAACTGCGGGAGAAACAACAACAACGACCTGTGCATTGCCTCCAGGTGAGCCTCCTCCAGGGCTGCCTCTAATTGATACAGGTGAGCCGCCAGAGAGATTGAAGACTAAAGACGTACCAGCAAGCCCTTCTGGTGGTGAGAGTAATGGCAAAAAAGATGATGTATTATAA
- a CDS encoding outer membrane beta-barrel protein, whose product MKANKRKGILSFIFFCFVIISLIFFMSSSALAQQRERAGVEPRIKIGSLEIHPSLEVEQVYDDNIFLESTNEQHDLITLTRPGIRFFLPITGDHYLDLDYLAELSVFSDNSQENYQNQTLYAGGNLNFPGGLYFMVRDIYRDTTDPSSSAEQSDLDPRTRKKLNTALSTLGYKLGEKSRAELGFSYYTIDYEDPANDRLDRSEVAGRGTYFYKFWPKTTALFEFVHSSNMFDQLAKTDPQDDSKAYEFNTGLRFNTDAKLRGDIRVGYEKRDFETIGDDDNFVFDAELTWLATPKFTGRISFSRSTENAESSTDEFYRHNQVSVGATHRFTNKLYGSIDFTYYKDDYNTDREDENTKEIVEAGYYFKEWLRVFVRYEREDLDSTIDLNDYEDNRVSFGIAMTY is encoded by the coding sequence ATGAAAGCTAATAAGAGAAAAGGGATATTAAGTTTTATCTTCTTTTGTTTTGTAATAATATCCCTCATATTTTTTATGAGCTCATCTGCTTTGGCTCAGCAAAGAGAGCGAGCTGGAGTAGAGCCCCGAATCAAGATTGGCTCCCTTGAAATACATCCCAGCTTAGAAGTTGAACAGGTCTATGATGATAATATATTCTTAGAATCAACAAATGAGCAACATGATTTAATTACTCTGACAAGGCCTGGTATTCGGTTTTTTCTTCCAATAACGGGGGATCATTATCTTGACCTTGATTATTTGGCAGAGCTTTCTGTATTTTCTGATAACAGCCAGGAAAATTATCAAAATCAAACTTTATACGCAGGGGGAAATCTTAACTTTCCCGGTGGTCTTTATTTTATGGTAAGGGACATATACAGAGATACAACAGACCCATCTTCAAGTGCAGAGCAGAGCGATTTAGACCCAAGAACGCGAAAGAAACTCAACACAGCCCTCTCCACTCTCGGTTATAAGCTGGGTGAGAAAAGCAGGGCAGAATTAGGTTTTTCTTATTATACAATAGACTACGAAGATCCCGCTAATGACAGGCTTGACAGGAGCGAAGTAGCAGGGAGGGGAACCTACTTTTATAAATTCTGGCCAAAGACAACTGCCCTTTTTGAGTTTGTGCATAGCTCGAATATGTTTGATCAGCTTGCGAAAACAGACCCACAGGACGATTCAAAGGCCTATGAATTTAATACGGGTCTTCGTTTTAACACGGATGCAAAGCTGAGGGGAGATATAAGAGTTGGATACGAGAAGAGGGATTTTGAGACTATAGGTGATGATGACAATTTCGTCTTTGATGCTGAACTGACTTGGCTTGCAACCCCAAAGTTTACAGGAAGAATCTCATTTTCACGCAGCACAGAAAATGCTGAATCGAGCACTGATGAGTTTTATAGACATAATCAAGTTAGCGTAGGGGCCACACACAGATTTACAAATAAGCTTTATGGTTCCATTGATTTTACCTATTATAAAGATGACTATAATACTGACAGAGAAGATGAAAACACAAAAGAGATTGTAGAGGCAGGGTATTATTTCAAGGAGTGGTTGAGAGTTTTTGTAAGATACGAAAGAGAGGACCTTGACTCTACAATTGATTTAAATGACTATGAAGATAACAGGGTTTCTTTTGGCATAGCCATGACTTACTGA